Proteins encoded within one genomic window of Trichoderma asperellum chromosome 2, complete sequence:
- a CDS encoding uncharacterized protein (EggNog:ENOG41): MADSRDLEPPPQTHVEDPGAHQLAEASDSEDQFTDAQSAPTSPGVSSPVPKTRVELVDNEPSYGEVPGTEAYEKREQDAEPDEIAVVPENASESPPPTPLEPADIPVTMVEESVGEYPGQDTPQELEKHKADATPDIILSPNGELRSGNEDAISDAPLSPPSSAAYSRRESISSQPTVLAEKKEAADPGSGGGDDNDMAVEEGDEKCGEEGGGGEGVEEVVEEGLEKGIEEGGEEGGEDDDFGDDFDDFEEGGHDDDFDDFEDGFQHAEPTTTTTPAPLPVQPQHSLPFSIPDFDGLSPDEVTSAIEPCLHDLFPPEELDFQAFPQLSKDSSIFLTPRSASLWSQLVAPPPLAPPDWIRSRTRRLFLVSLGVPVDLDEILPASKQKKLVLPSLNIPAASPRGSSDLRSATRLNQGDGNASSTSVDSHGKPSASKRRKGPPPPPELDLVVAKHVCQTTDEALKGMTDQELKDHVAKLEAMQGAAKEVLDYWTKRTDEKIGDREAFEGVIENLVAHARKVRK, encoded by the exons ATGGCGGACTCCCGGGATCTTGAACCCCCGCCACAGACCCACGTCGAGGACCCGGGGGCCCATCAACTGG CTGAGGCTTCAGATTCGGAAGATCAATTTACAGACGCACAGTCCGCACCTACGAGCCCCGGTGTCAGCTCACCGGTCCCCAAGACACGAGTGGAACTAGTGGACAACGAACCATCATATGGAGAAGTGCCTGGCACTGAAGCGTacgagaaaagagagcaagatGCTGAACCTGATGAGATCGCCGTGGTACCCGAAAATGCTTCCGAATCACCACCACCTACCCCTCTCGAGCCGGCCGATATTCCTGTAACGATGGTTGAAGAGTCCGTTGGTGAATACCCTGGTCAGGACACTCcgcaggagctggagaagcatAAAGCAGATGCTACCCCTGATATTATATTGAGCCCTAATGGCGAGTTAAGGAGCGGTAATGAGGATGCTATTTCTG ACGCCCCTCTTTCACCCCCCTCCTCTGCAGCCTATTCGAGAAGAGAGTCTATATCATCCCAGCCAACGGTCTTGgctgagaaaaaagaagcagctgaccctggcagtggtggtggcgatgaCAATGATATGGCAGTTGAGGAAGGTGATGAAAAATGTGGTGAAgaaggtggtggtggtgaagggGTTGAAGAAGTGGTTGAAGAAGGGCTTGAAAAAGGGAttgaagaagggggggaagaaggcggcgaggatgacgatTTCGGAGATGACTTTGACGACTTTGAAGAGGGCGGCCACGatgatgactttgatgacTTTGAGGATGGTTTCCAACACGCTGAGCCTACTACGACTACAACACCGGCACCTCTTCCAGTCCAACCACAACACTCACTACCATTT TCGATACCCGACTTCGATGGGCTGAGCCCCGATGAAGTCACTTCCGCAATTGAACCATGTTTACATGACCTCTTTCCCCCCGAGGAACTCGACTTCCAGGCCTTCCCCCAGCTATCAAAAGACTCATCCATCTTCCTGACGCCCCGCTCCGCCTCCCTATGGTCTCAGCTTGTTGCTCCCCCACCCCTGGCACCCCCCGACTGGATTCGTTCGCGAACCCGCCGTCTATTTCTCGTCTCTCTCGGCGTTCCCGTAGACTTGGACGAGATTCTTCCGGCAtccaagcagaagaagcttgTGCTGCCGTCGCTTAATATTCCCGCCGCCTCACCCAGAGGGTCAAGTGACCTGCGGTCGGCAACAAGACTAAATCAGGGTGATGGGAATGCTTCATCAACATCGGTAGACTCTCATGGCAAACCATCGGCGTCTAAGAGGAGGAAAGGACCGCCACCTCCGCCAGAGTTAGACCTGGTAGTGGCAAAACACGTCTGCCAGACAACAGACGAGGCGTTGAAAGGTATGACCGATCAGGAACTAAAGGACC
- the CYT20 gene encoding Valine--tRNA ligase, mitochondrial produces the protein MATNSGRGNPIAATEGVEERSAAPPNVSDAGAAPAAQGAPKVKTEKELEKERKKAEKAAKLEAKKAKAAAAATAPAKEKKAKKEKVEEEPLPEYVEDTPVGEKKRIRSFDDPHFKAYNPIAVESAWYSWWEKEGFFKPEFKADGNVKDEGSFVIVHPPPNVTGSLHMGHALGDSLQDLMIRWNRMHGKTTLWLPGCDHAGISTQSVVENMLWRRKQQTRHDLGREKFVETVWEWKEDYHKRINKALTSLGSSFDWSREAFTMDPKLTKAVMETFVQLHEEGILYRANRLVNWCTKLNTALSNLEVQNKELTGRTLLDVPGYDKKVEFGVIVHFKYPIEGSNETVEVATTRIETMLGDTGIAVHPKDSRYTHLVGKYAVHPFIEGRKLPIIADEYVDMEFGTGAVKLTPAHDPNDFTLGQKHNLEFINILTDDGLMNENAGPYKGQKRFDVRYAIQTALKEKGLYVDKKDNPMKVPLCEKSKDIIEPIMKPQWWVRMKELAEPALKAVRDGKIKIRPESAEKSYYRWLEDINDWCISRQLWWGHRCPAYFAKIEGGSGDIPEEKLWFVGRTREEAEKKAQAALPGKTFTLEQDEDVLDTWFSSGLWPFSTLGWPEKTMDLDKLFPTSVLETGWDILFFWIARMIMLSLKLTGEVPFKEVYCHSLVRDSEGRKMSKSLGNVIDPLDVISGIKLEDLHEKLNQGNLHPNEVQKATKYQKSAFPDGIPECGADALRFTMINATTGGGDINLEVKIIHGYRKFCNKIFQATKYVLGSLPKDFVPSKTGAVPGKTLAERWILHKMNQAAKEINNAIADREFSKSTIIVYRYWYNELCDVYIENSKAIIRDGTEEERNSAIQTLYTALEGALTMIHPFMPFITEEMWQRMPRRPSDETKSIMVAKYPTYNAILDDPASEAAYELVLDCTKASRSLMSEYAIKEDAEIIIQAYNAESLKTCQNEVSSIKSLSGKAVKTMEIVGPDAPRPLGSVAYPVSTAASVFLHVKGRVDMDAEISKAQKKLDKASATIQKQEKLLSDPGYKEKVSAAVQETEQKRLADAKQEKHSLEETIKQFEQLKLE, from the exons ATGGCGACAAACAGTGGACGAGGAAATCCCA TCGCGGCGACCGAGGGTGTCGAGGAGAGAAGTGCAGCTCCCCCCAACGTTTCTG ATGCAGGTGCCGCGCCTGCTGCTCAGGGAGCCCCGAAAGTAAAGACTGAGAAAGAAC TGGAAAAGGAGCGAAAGAAGGCTGAGAAGGCCGCGAAGCTCGAAgcaaagaaggccaaggctgctgccgccgctacGGCTCCtgcaaaggagaagaaggcgaagaaggagaaggtggAGGAAGAGCCGCTGCCCGAGTACGTCGAGGACACCCCTGTcggagaaaagaagcgtATTCGATCATTCGACGACCCTCATTTCAAGGCATACAACCCCATCGCCGTTGAGTCAGCCTGGTATAGTTGGTGGGAGAAGGAAGGCTTCTTCAAGCCCGAGTTCAAGGCGGATGGAAACGTCAAAGATGAGGGAAGTTTCGTCATTGTCCACCCGCCCCCCAACGTCACCGGCAGCCTGCATATGGGACATGCTCTGGGTGATTCGCTCCAGGATCTTATGATCCGATGGAACAGAATGCACGGCAAGACTACTCTGTGGCTTCCTGGATGTGATCACGCCGGTATCTCGACCCAGAGTGTTGTCGAGAACATGCTGTGGAGACGGAAACAACAGACCAGACATGATCTTGGCCGAGAGAAGTTTGTTGAGACTGTCTGGGAGTGGAAGGAGGATTACCACAAGCGAATCAACAAGGCCCTGACTAGTCTGGGCAGCTCCTTCGATTGGAGCCGAGAAG CTTTCACTATGGATCCTAAGTTGACAAAGGCTGTCATGGAAACTTTTGTTCAACTTCACGAAGAGGGCATTCTCTACCGTGCAAACAGACTTGTCAACTGGTGCACAAAACTGAATACTGCCCTTTCGAACTTGGAGGTCCAGAACAAGGAGCTCACTGGAAGAACTCTCCTCGATGTCCCTGGATATGACAAGAAGGTTGAGTTTGGTGTCATTGTTCACTTCAAGTACCCGATCGAGGGTAGCAATGAAACTGTGGAAGTTGCTACAACTCGTATTGAAACCATGCTAGGTGATACCGGTATTGCTGTCCACCCCAAGGATTCCAGATATACTCATCTTGTTGGCAAGTATGCTGTCCACCCGTTCATCGAGGGCCGCAAGCTTCCCATCATCGCTGATGAGTATGTCGACATGGAGTTCGGAACTGGTGCTGTCAAGCTGACACCTGCCCACGACCCCAACGATTTCACTCTTGGCCAGAAGCACAACCTGGAGTTCATTAACATCCTCACAGACGACGGTTTGATGAACGAGAATGCCGGACCGTATAAGGGCCAGAAGCGCTTTGACGTTCGATATGCCATCCAGACCGCCCTGAAGGAGAAGGGCCTGTATGTGGACAAGAAGGACAACCCCATGAAGGTTCCCCTGTGCGAAAAGTCCAAGGATATTATTGAGCCCATCATGAAGCCCCAATGGTGGGTCAGAATGAAGGAGCTTGCTGAGCCCGCTCTCAAGGCCGTCCGAGATGGCAAGATCAAGATTCGACCTGAGAGTGCTGAGAAGAGCTACTACCGCTGGCTCGAGGATATCAACGACTGGTGTATTAGCCGACAGCTGTGGTGGGGTCACAGATGCCCTGCATACTTTGCCAAGATCGAAGGAGGCTCCGGCGACATCCCTGAGGAGAAGCTCTGGTTCGTTGGAAGGaccagagaagaggctgagaagaaggctcAGGCGGCGCTGCCTGGCAAGACCTTTACCCTCGAACAAGATGAGGATGTTCTTGACA CATGGTTCTCATCGGGTCTATGGCCGTTCAGCACCTTGGGTTGGCCTGAGAAGACTATGGATCTTGATAAGTTGTTCCCTACAAGCGTCCTCGAGACTGGCTGGgatattctcttcttctggattgCCAGAATGATCATGCTTAGCTTAAAGCTAACAGGAGAGGTTCCCTTCAAAGAGGTCTACTGCCACAGTCTTGTCAGAGATTCGGAAGGACGAAAGATGAGCAAGAGTCTGGGCAACGTTATCGACCCCCTGGATGTCATCTCCGGTATTAAACTGGAAGATCTTCACGAGAAGCTCAACCAGGGCAACCTGCATCCCAACGAGGTCCAGAAAGCCACCAAGTACCAGAAGTCTGCTTTCCCCGATGGTATCCCCGAGTGTGGAGCTGATGCCCTCCGTTTCACCATGATCAACGCCACAACCGGTGGTGGTGACATTAACTTGGAAGTCAAGAT TATCCACGGCTACCGAAAGTTCTGTAACAAGATT TTCCAAGCAACCAAGTATGTTCTGGGAAGTCTGCCCAAGGACTTTGTCCCCTCAAAAACTGGTGCTGTGCCTGGTAAGActttggcagagagatggaTTCTCCACAAGATGAACCAGGCTGCCAAGGAGATCAACAACGCCATTGCTGATCGCGAGTTCTCGAAATCTACCATCATCGTTTACCGTTACTGGTACAACGAACTCTGTGACGTGTACATTGAAAACTCCAAGGCCATCATCCGCGATGGTACCGAGGAGGAGCGCAACTCTGCCATCCAGACCCTGTACACTGCTTTGGAGGGAGCCTTGACTATGATCCACCCCTTCATGCCCTTCATCACCGAGGAGATGTGGCAGAGAATGCCCCGACGACCCAGCGATGAGACCAAGTCCATCATGGTTGCCAAGTACCCCACCTACAACGCCATCCTCGACGACCCGGCATCAGAGGCCGCCTATGAGCTTGTCCTCGACTGCACCAAGGCTTCGCGATCACTCATGTCAGAGTATGCTATCAAGGAGGACGCAGAGA TCATCATCCAGGCGTATAACGCAGAGTCCCTCAAGACCTGCCAGAACGAGGTCTCTTCTATCAAGTCTCTCAGTGGCAAGGCCGTCAAGACCATGGAAATCGTCGGCCCTGACGCTCCCAGACCCCTTGGCAGCGTTGCTTACCCAGTTTCCACTGCCGCTTCCGTCTTCCTTCACGTCAAGGGCCGTGTAGACATGGATGCTGAGATTTCAAAagcccagaagaagctcgaCAAGGCCTCCGCCACTATCCAGAAGCAGGAGAAGCTCCTTTCGGACCCTGGATACAAGGAGAAGGTGTCTGCGGCCGTTCAGGAAACTGAACAAAAGAGACTGGCCGATGCTAAGCAGGAGAAGCACAGCTTGGAGGAGACGATTAAGCAGTTTGAGCAACTCAAGTTGGAGTAG
- the PRP28 gene encoding mRNA splicing protein prp28 (BUSCO:EOG092D1CLY) → MPLDVEEILRKKKAADAAAAKPRFIPKAERERLAAEKAKQEEEEKKRKTIDDSQKRREEEKKWEARANGLQVSNGAPNGTVAPPTGPRAMNQASGGRGRDGREGRDGKKNSKAENAKRSAAEIEDSLLRSRYLGPEVNKQSNFSAKKKRMRTTEKKFNFEWDVDEDTSRDNDPLYTSQSVNRGGSLAGVGGEFDEEAEQRARKRARMIEQRDLEHGKERAKGIMEDFYRARARAKERAERTGLGRHWSDKDLNEMRERDWRIFKEDFGISTKGGAIPNPMRSWGESGLPRRLLDIVDKVGYKEPSAIQRAAIPIALQARDLIGVAVTGSGKTAAFLLPLLVYISDLPPLTEANKNDGPYALIIAPTRELVQQIETEARKFAEPLGFRCVSIVGGHSLEEQVFALRNGAEIIVATPGRLVDCIERRLLVLVQCCYIIMDEADRMIDLGFEDSVNKILDALPVTNEKPDTDEAENAQLMKRYVGKDRYRQTMMYTATMPPLVEKIAKKYLRRPAIVTIGNAGEAVDTVEQRVEFIAGEDRRKKRLQEILGSAAYAPPIIVFVNIKRNCDAVARDIKSMGWSVVTLHGSKTQEQREAALASVRSGQTQVLVATDLAGRGIDVPDVSLVINFNMATNIESYTHRIGRTGRAGKSGVAITFLGNEDSDVLYDLKQILSKSSISKVPDELRRHEAAQSRPVRGGAGKKDEAAASEGSKGGGGKGTW, encoded by the coding sequence ATGCCTCTCGATGTGGAGGAGATcctaagaaaaaagaaagcggccgatgctgctgccgccaaacCCAGATTCATCCCCAAGGCCGAACGCGAGCGACTAGCCGCCGAGAAGGCgaagcaggaagaagaagaaaagaagcgcaagaCGATTGACGATTCACAAAAGCgacgagaagaggaaaagaaatgggAAGCCCGCGCAAATGGCCTGCAAGTCTCGAACGGCGCCCCCAACGGCACTGTCGCTCCTCCTACAGGTCCCAGAGCCATGAACCAGGCGTCTGGCGGCAGGGGGCGCGATGGGCGAGAAGGGAGGGATGGCAAGAAGAACTCAAAGGCCGAAAACGCCAAGCGCTCGGCGGCGGAGATTGAGGATTCGTTACTTCGGTCGCGATACCTCGGACCGGAAGTCAACAAGCAGTCCAACTTTtcagccaagaagaagcgcatGCGGACGACAGAGAAGAAGTTCAACTTTGAATGGGACGTCGATGAGGACACATCTAGAGATAACGACCCGTTATATACGAGCCAGAGCGTCAACAGAGGTGGCTCGCTGGCTGGCGTTGGTGGCGAGTTTGACGAAGAGGCCGAGCAGCGGGCGCGCAAGCGAGCGAGGATGATTGAGCAGCGCGATCTAGAGCACGGAAAAGAGCGAGCCAAGGGTATCATGGAAGACTTCTACAGAGCGCGCGCCAGGGCAAAGGAGAGGGCGGAAAGGACGGGTCTGGGACGGCACTGGTCGGACAAGGACCTCAACGAGATGCGGGAGCGAGACTGGCGCATCTTCAAGGAGGACTTTGGCATTTCCACAAAGGGCGGCGCCATCCCGAACCCAATGCGCAGCTGGGGGGAATCCGGACTGCCGCGGCGGTTGCTTGACATTGTCGACAAGGTCGGCTACAAGGAACCTTCTGCTATTCAGCGTGCCGCCATCCCCATTGCCTTGCAGGCCCGCGATCTCATTGGCGTTGCCGTCACGGGTTCCGGTAAAACTGCTGCTTtcctgctgcctctgctggtGTACATCTCCGACCTGCCGCCCCTGACGGAAGCCAACAAGAACGATGGTCCGTATGCGCTCATCATCGCGCCCACTCGTGAACTGGTGCAGCAGATTGAGACCGAAGCTAGGAAATTCGCCGAGCCTCTCGGCTTCAGATGTGTCAGCATCGTCGGTGGACACTCTCTAGAAGAACAAGTCTTTGCCCTCCGCAACGGTGCAGAAATCATCGTCGCTACGCCGGGTCGTCTCGTGGACTGTATTGAGCGAAGGCTGCTCGTCTTGGTGCAGTGTTGTTACATCATCATGGACGAAGCCGATCGCATGATCGATCTCGGCTTCGAAGACTCGGTCAATAAGATCCTCGACGCTCTACCCGTGACCAACGAGAAGCCAGACACAGACGAGGCGGAAAACGCCCAGCTGATGAAGCGATACGTGGGTAAAGACCGCTACAGACAGACCATGATGTACACGGCTACTATGCCCCCCTTGGTCGAAAAGATTGCAAAGAAGTATCTCCGCCGCCCCGCCATAGTCACAATCGGTAACGCTGGCGAAGCCGTCGACACCGTCGAGCAGCGCGTCGAGTTCATCGCCGGCGAGGACCGGCGCAAGAAGCGCCTCCAGGAGATCCTCGGCTCGGCCGCCTACGCGCCacccatcatcgtcttcgtcaacaTCAAGCGCAACTGCGACGCCGTTGCCCGCGACATCAAGTCTATGGGATGGTCCGTCGTCACACTGCACGGTTCCAAGACGCAGGAGCAGCGAGAGGCCGCCCTGGCGTCTGTCCGCTCGGGTCAGACTCAGGTCCTCGTCGCTACGGATCTTGCTGGTCGTGGTATCGACGTGCCGGATGTTTCTCTCGTCATCAACTTCAACATGGCGACGAATATCGAGAGCTACACCCATCGTATCGGTCGTACTGGTCGTGCTGGAAAGAGCGGTGTGGCTATTACCTTCTTGGGCAACGAGGACTCAGATGTGCTGTATGATCTCAAGCAGATCTTGAGCAAGAGCTCAATCTCCAAAGTGCCGGATGAGCTTAGAAGACATGAAGCGGCGCAGTCGAGACCAGTTCGCGGCGGAGCTGGCAAGAAGGATGAGGCTGCCGCTTCTGAGGGCAGCAAGGGAGGAGGCGGCAAGGGAACCTGGTGA